One part of the Saprospiraceae bacterium genome encodes these proteins:
- a CDS encoding TerC family protein: protein MFEFPNFASIEILMSLFTLTFLEIVLGIDNIIFISITASRLPEKDQKRATQLGLMAAMVLRVLLLFGLSFLTAMQKSIITIDNKFFHVGFSIQSLILILGGFFLMYKSVTEIHHKLEQQEDPFSQRKKTNISIMDAIIQITLINLIFSLDSILTAVGMTSGLTGSLWIMILAVIVSIIIMMAFAHPVGKFVNEHPTIQMLGLSFLILIGFMLITEGSHLAHLHIGDNEVGSIPKGYLYFAIAFSLLVEFLNMRLRKPKNPLQLHGIEEGARKQGFFTNDKNK from the coding sequence ATGTTTGAATTTCCAAATTTCGCAAGTATTGAGATCTTAATGAGTTTATTTACACTCACGTTTTTAGAAATTGTCCTGGGTATTGATAATATTATTTTCATTTCGATTACCGCTTCAAGGCTTCCAGAAAAAGATCAAAAAAGAGCGACTCAATTAGGATTAATGGCAGCGATGGTCCTTAGAGTTCTATTACTTTTCGGACTCAGTTTTTTGACTGCTATGCAAAAATCAATCATTACTATTGATAATAAGTTTTTTCATGTTGGTTTTTCAATCCAAAGTTTAATTTTAATTTTGGGAGGATTTTTTTTGATGTATAAAAGTGTCACAGAAATTCATCATAAGCTAGAACAACAAGAGGATCCATTTTCGCAAAGAAAAAAGACTAACATAAGTATTATGGATGCAATTATTCAGATTACATTAATAAACCTGATTTTTAGTTTGGATTCTATATTGACAGCTGTTGGAATGACAAGCGGACTAACAGGATCATTATGGATTATGATTTTAGCAGTTATAGTATCTATAATTATAATGATGGCTTTTGCTCATCCTGTTGGAAAATTTGTAAATGAACACCCAACGATTCAGATGTTAGGATTGTCCTTTTTAATTTTAATTGGCTTTATGTTGATTACAGAGGGTTCCCATTTAGCACATTTACATATCGGGGACAATGAAGTTGGCTCAATTCCAAAAGGTTATTTATATTTTGCAATTGCTTTTTCTTTGCTTGTTGAATTTTTGAATATGAGGCTTAGAAAACCTAAGAATCCACTTCAGTTGCATGGTATTGAAGAAGGAGCTAGAAAACAAGGTTTTTTTACAAATGATAAAAATAAATGA